Proteins encoded by one window of Streptomyces clavuligerus:
- a CDS encoding NAD(P)H-quinone dehydrogenase yields MTRIVIIGGGPGGYEAALVGAQLGAEVTVVDCDGLGGASVLTDCVPSKTLIATAEVMTTFDSSYEELGIIVADTVSDEGSAAGPPPGTSARVVGVDLGKVNRRVKRLALAQSHDITASVTRAGARVVRGRGRLEGQQAADGSRKVVVRAADGTEETLVADAVLIATGGHPREIPDALPDGERILNWTQVYDLEELPEELIVVGSGVTGAEFAGAYQALGSRVTLVSSRDRVLPGEDPDAAAVLEDVFRRRGMNVMARSRAAAVKRIPGAASQGPSSPDAGPEGRVGDRVEVTLSDGRVISGTHCLMAVGAIPNSAGMGLEEAGVRLKDSGHIWTDRVSRTSAPGVYAAGDVTGVFALASVAAMQGRIAMYHFLGDAVTPLNLKTVSANVFTDPEIATIGCTQADVDAGTIDARVVKLPLLRNPRAKMQGIRDGFVKIFCRPGTGIVVGGCVVAPRASELIHPISIAVDNNLTVEQIANAFTVYPSLSGSIAEVARQLQTRKAADEG; encoded by the coding sequence GTGACCCGGATCGTGATCATCGGCGGCGGACCCGGCGGATACGAGGCGGCCCTGGTGGGCGCCCAACTCGGCGCGGAGGTGACCGTCGTCGACTGCGACGGCCTCGGCGGCGCGTCCGTGCTGACGGACTGCGTGCCCTCCAAGACCCTCATCGCCACGGCCGAGGTGATGACCACCTTCGACTCCTCCTACGAGGAGCTGGGCATCATCGTGGCGGACACCGTGTCCGACGAGGGCTCCGCCGCGGGTCCGCCGCCGGGGACCTCCGCCCGGGTCGTGGGTGTGGACCTCGGCAAGGTCAACCGCCGGGTGAAGCGCCTCGCGCTCGCCCAGTCGCACGACATCACCGCCTCGGTCACCCGGGCCGGGGCCCGCGTGGTGCGCGGCCGGGGCCGGCTGGAGGGGCAGCAGGCCGCCGACGGCTCCCGCAAGGTCGTCGTCCGGGCCGCCGACGGCACCGAGGAGACCCTTGTCGCCGACGCGGTGCTGATCGCCACCGGCGGTCACCCCCGGGAGATCCCGGACGCCCTCCCCGACGGCGAGCGCATCCTCAACTGGACCCAGGTCTACGACCTGGAGGAGCTGCCCGAGGAGCTGATCGTGGTCGGCTCCGGTGTCACCGGCGCCGAGTTCGCCGGTGCCTACCAGGCGCTCGGCTCCCGCGTCACCCTCGTCTCCTCCCGGGACCGGGTGCTCCCCGGCGAGGACCCCGACGCCGCCGCCGTGCTGGAGGACGTCTTCCGCCGCCGGGGCATGAACGTCATGGCCCGCTCGCGCGCGGCGGCCGTCAAGCGGATTCCCGGCGCCGCGTCGCAGGGGCCCTCCTCGCCGGACGCGGGCCCGGAGGGACGGGTCGGCGACCGGGTCGAGGTGACCCTCTCCGACGGCCGGGTGATCTCCGGGACGCACTGTCTGATGGCGGTCGGCGCGATCCCGAACAGCGCCGGGATGGGCCTGGAGGAGGCGGGTGTCCGGCTCAAGGACTCCGGCCACATCTGGACCGACCGGGTCTCCCGCACCAGCGCCCCGGGCGTGTACGCCGCCGGTGATGTCACCGGGGTCTTCGCGCTCGCCTCGGTGGCCGCGATGCAGGGCCGGATCGCGATGTACCACTTCCTGGGCGACGCGGTCACCCCGCTCAATCTGAAGACCGTGTCGGCGAATGTCTTCACCGACCCGGAGATCGCGACCATCGGCTGCACCCAGGCGGATGTGGACGCGGGCACGATCGACGCGCGGGTCGTCAAGCTGCCGTTGCTCCGCAACCCCCGCGCGAAGATGCAGGGAATCCGCGATGGTTTTGTGAAGATCTTCTGTCGTCCCGGCACGGGAATCGTGGTGGGCGGGTGTGTGGTGGCCCCCCGCGCGAGTGAGCTGATCCATCCGATCTCGATCGCCGTGGACAACAATCTGACGGTGGAGCAGATCGCCAACGCCTTTACCGTCTATCCCTCGCTGTCGGGGTCGATTGCCGAGGTCGCACGGCAGTTGCAGACCCGGAAGGCCGCCGACGAGGGCTGA
- a CDS encoding gamma-glutamylcyclotransferase, producing MSLYAAYAGNLDARLMSRRAPHSPLRGTGWLNGWRLTFGGEQMGWEGALATIVEAPRSQVFVALYDIAPMDEDSMDRWEGVGLDIYRRMRVRVHTLDGEEPAWVYVLNGYEGGLPSARYLGELADAADSAGAPHDYVMELRKRPC from the coding sequence ATGTCGCTCTACGCCGCGTACGCCGGCAACCTCGACGCGCGGCTGATGAGCCGCCGCGCACCGCACTCCCCGCTGCGCGGCACGGGCTGGCTCAACGGCTGGCGGCTGACGTTCGGCGGCGAGCAGATGGGCTGGGAGGGGGCGCTCGCCACCATCGTGGAGGCCCCGCGCTCGCAGGTCTTCGTCGCCCTCTACGACATCGCCCCGATGGACGAGGACTCGATGGACCGCTGGGAGGGTGTCGGCCTCGACATCTACCGGCGGATGCGCGTCCGGGTGCACACGCTGGACGGTGAGGAACCCGCCTGGGTGTATGTCCTGAACGGGTACGAGGGCGGGCTGCCGTCGGCCCGCTATCTGGGGGAGCTGGCCGACGCGGCGGATTCGGCGGGAGCGCCGCACGACTATGTGATGGAGCTGCGCAAGCGGCCCTGCTGA
- a CDS encoding PH domain-containing protein, translating into MTSSQPPVESSYPDRAFRSPAGMVGGVLLLGLAVWLGGDAILRGEGRTPWFAVAWLLLVLPLVVAFTLRPVVLAGERRVRVRNPFRTIDVPWASVDEFRAAYSTELVTEDGTKYPMWAVPVSLRQRKRANRQQMKLARASAKGENPQGEVKLAQVDQTIRELRLLCEHHAGSPGTKGEVAIRWAYEIMAPAAVGAVLLAVLFALG; encoded by the coding sequence ATGACCAGCTCGCAGCCGCCCGTGGAGTCCTCGTACCCGGATCGGGCGTTCCGATCACCCGCCGGAATGGTGGGGGGTGTGCTGCTGCTCGGCCTGGCCGTGTGGCTCGGCGGGGACGCGATCCTCCGGGGCGAGGGGCGCACGCCCTGGTTCGCCGTCGCCTGGCTGCTGCTGGTGCTGCCGCTGGTGGTGGCGTTCACCCTGCGGCCCGTCGTCCTCGCGGGCGAGCGCCGGGTGCGGGTCCGCAATCCGTTCCGCACGATCGACGTCCCCTGGGCCTCGGTCGACGAGTTCCGGGCCGCGTACTCCACCGAGCTGGTCACCGAGGACGGGACGAAGTACCCGATGTGGGCCGTCCCGGTCTCGCTGCGGCAGCGCAAGCGGGCCAACCGCCAGCAGATGAAGCTCGCCCGCGCGAGCGCCAAGGGGGAGAACCCGCAGGGCGAGGTGAAGCTCGCGCAGGTCGATCAGACCATCCGTGAGCTGCGGCTGCTGTGCGAGCACCACGCCGGGAGCCCGGGCACCAAGGGCGAGGTCGCGATCCGCTGGGCGTACGAGATCATGGCCCCGGCCGCCGTCGGCGCGGTGCTGCTCGCCGTTCTCTTCGCGCTGGGGTGA
- a CDS encoding purine-nucleoside phosphorylase, with amino-acid sequence MNPDLDGTSADPHRAAGAAAARLRELTGAETHDVALVMGSGWAPAVDALGAPEAEFPVTELPGFPPPVVAGHGGKIRSYRIGDKRALVFLGRTHYYEGRGVAPVAHGVRTAVAAGCKTVVLTNGCGGLREGMRPGQPVLISDHINLTATSPIVGANFVDLTDLYSPRLRTLCKDIDPSLEEGVYVQFPGPHYETPAEINMVRVLGGDLVGMSTVLEAIAAREAGAEVLGISLVTNLAAGMSGEPLNHEEVLQAGRDSAARMGELLTRVLARI; translated from the coding sequence GTGAATCCGGACCTCGACGGCACCAGCGCCGATCCCCACCGGGCGGCCGGTGCCGCGGCTGCCCGTCTGCGCGAGCTGACCGGCGCCGAAACCCACGACGTCGCCCTGGTGATGGGCTCCGGCTGGGCCCCGGCCGTGGACGCGCTCGGCGCGCCCGAGGCCGAGTTCCCGGTGACCGAACTGCCCGGCTTCCCGCCGCCGGTGGTCGCGGGCCACGGCGGCAAGATCCGCTCGTACCGCATCGGTGACAAGCGTGCCCTGGTCTTCCTCGGCCGTACGCACTACTACGAGGGCCGGGGCGTCGCCCCCGTCGCCCACGGTGTGCGCACCGCCGTCGCAGCGGGCTGCAAGACCGTCGTCCTCACCAACGGCTGCGGCGGTCTGCGCGAGGGCATGCGCCCCGGGCAGCCCGTCCTGATCAGCGACCACATCAACCTCACGGCGACCTCGCCGATCGTGGGCGCGAACTTCGTCGACCTGACGGATCTGTACTCGCCGCGGCTGCGGACGCTCTGCAAGGACATCGACCCCTCGCTGGAGGAGGGCGTGTACGTGCAGTTCCCCGGCCCGCACTACGAGACCCCGGCCGAGATCAACATGGTGCGGGTCCTCGGCGGCGACCTGGTGGGCATGTCCACCGTCCTGGAGGCCATCGCCGCGCGTGAGGCGGGCGCCGAGGTGCTGGGCATCTCCCTGGTCACCAATCTGGCGGCGGGCATGAGCGGCGAGCCGCTCAACCATGAAGAGGTGCTCCAGGCCGGCCGCGACTCGGCCGCCCGCATGGGCGAGCTGCTGACGCGGGTGCTGGCCCGCATCTGA
- the deoC gene encoding deoxyribose-phosphate aldolase, which yields MPIAPASALPEVTASDQALRRFLHGLPGVDPVGLEARAASLGTRSIKTSAKAYAIDLAISMIDLTTLEGADTPGKVRSLAAKAVHPDPTDRTSPTTAAVCVYPDLVATAKEALNGADVKVASVATAFPAGRAALGVKLADTRDAVAAGADEIDMVIDRGAFLAGKYLKVYEEILAVKEAAGPARLKVIFETGELSTYDNIRRASWLGMLAGADFIKTSTGKVAVNATPANTLLMLEAVRDFRLQTGVQVGVKPAGGIRTTKDAIKFLVLVNETAGPDWLANRWFRFGASSLLNDLLMQRQKLATGRYSGPDYVTVD from the coding sequence ATGCCCATCGCACCCGCATCCGCCCTCCCGGAGGTCACCGCCTCCGATCAAGCCCTCCGTCGCTTTCTGCACGGGCTCCCGGGGGTCGACCCCGTCGGGCTCGAAGCGCGGGCCGCGTCCCTCGGGACCCGGTCGATCAAGACGAGCGCCAAGGCGTACGCCATCGATCTGGCGATCTCGATGATCGACCTCACCACGCTCGAAGGCGCCGACACCCCGGGCAAGGTCCGGTCCCTGGCCGCCAAGGCCGTGCACCCCGACCCGACCGACCGGACCAGCCCGACGACCGCCGCCGTCTGCGTCTACCCGGACCTGGTGGCCACCGCCAAGGAGGCGCTGAACGGCGCGGACGTCAAGGTCGCGTCCGTCGCCACCGCCTTCCCCGCGGGCCGGGCCGCCCTCGGCGTCAAGCTCGCCGACACCCGGGACGCGGTCGCCGCCGGGGCCGACGAGATCGACATGGTCATCGACCGCGGTGCCTTCCTGGCCGGAAAGTATCTGAAGGTCTACGAGGAGATCCTCGCCGTCAAGGAGGCCGCGGGCCCGGCCCGGCTGAAGGTCATCTTCGAGACCGGCGAGCTGTCGACGTACGACAACATCCGCCGCGCGAGCTGGCTCGGCATGCTCGCGGGTGCCGACTTCATCAAGACCTCCACCGGGAAGGTCGCGGTCAACGCCACCCCGGCCAACACCCTGCTGATGCTGGAGGCCGTCCGGGACTTCCGGCTCCAGACCGGTGTCCAGGTCGGGGTGAAGCCCGCGGGAGGCATCCGCACCACCAAGGACGCGATCAAGTTCCTCGTCCTGGTCAACGAGACCGCGGGCCCGGACTGGCTGGCCAACCGGTGGTTCCGTTTCGGTGCCTCCAGCCTGCTCAACGATCTGCTGATGCAGCGCCAGAAGCTGGCCACCGGCCGCTACTCCGGCCCCGACTACGTGACTGTGGACTGA
- a CDS encoding phospho-sugar mutase: MQQDQDLLARARTWLAEDPDPDTRAELDRLIEAGDTAELADRFGGTLQFGTAGLRGELGAGPMRMNRSVVIRAAAGLAAYLRAQGQGDGLVVIGYDARYKSADFARDTAAVMVGAGLRAALLPRPLPTPVLAFAIRELGAVAGVEVTASHNPPRDNGYKVYLGDGSQIVPPADTGIAAEIAAVRSLADVPRPDSGWQVLGDEVLDAYLARTDAVLTPGSPRTARVVHTALHGVGTAVLTAAFARAGFPEPVLVAEQAEPDPAFPTVAFPNPEEPGAMDLAFETARRVRPDIVIANDPDADRCAVAVPDGEDWRMLRGDEVGALLAAHLVRGGAHGTFAESIVSSSLLGRIAEAAGVGHEETLTGFKWIARVEGLRYGYEEALGYCVDPEGVRDKDGITAALLVAELASVLKEEGRTLTDLLDELAVAHGLHATDQLSVRVKDLGIIADAMRALRSAPPAELAGLAVTSAEDLSEGSAALPPTDGLRYYLDGAFKARVIVRPSGTEPKLKCYLEVVVPVPAPAGLPAARERATEVLTALKRDLSTAAGI, translated from the coding sequence GTGCAGCAGGACCAGGATCTCTTGGCGCGGGCCCGGACGTGGCTGGCCGAGGACCCGGACCCGGACACCCGGGCCGAGCTGGACCGCCTCATCGAGGCGGGCGACACGGCGGAGCTGGCCGACCGGTTCGGCGGCACCCTCCAGTTCGGCACCGCCGGACTCCGCGGCGAACTGGGCGCGGGCCCCATGCGGATGAACCGCTCCGTGGTCATCCGCGCCGCCGCGGGCCTCGCCGCGTATCTGCGGGCCCAGGGCCAGGGGGACGGCCTCGTCGTCATCGGCTACGACGCCCGCTACAAGTCGGCCGACTTCGCCCGGGACACGGCGGCGGTCATGGTCGGCGCGGGGCTGCGTGCCGCGCTGCTGCCCCGTCCGCTGCCGACGCCCGTCCTCGCCTTCGCGATAAGGGAGCTGGGCGCCGTGGCCGGGGTGGAGGTCACCGCCAGCCACAACCCGCCGCGCGACAACGGCTACAAGGTCTATCTGGGCGACGGCTCCCAGATCGTGCCCCCGGCGGACACCGGGATCGCGGCGGAGATCGCCGCGGTCCGCTCCCTGGCCGACGTCCCGCGCCCCGACTCCGGCTGGCAGGTCCTCGGCGACGAGGTCCTGGACGCCTATCTGGCCCGTACGGACGCCGTCCTCACCCCCGGTTCGCCGCGCACCGCCCGGGTCGTCCACACCGCGCTGCACGGGGTGGGCACGGCCGTGCTGACGGCCGCGTTCGCCCGCGCGGGCTTCCCCGAGCCGGTGCTCGTGGCGGAGCAGGCCGAGCCCGACCCGGCGTTCCCGACGGTGGCCTTCCCCAACCCGGAGGAGCCGGGCGCGATGGACCTCGCGTTCGAGACCGCCCGCCGGGTCCGGCCGGACATCGTGATCGCCAACGACCCCGACGCGGACCGCTGCGCCGTCGCCGTCCCCGACGGCGAGGACTGGCGGATGCTCCGCGGCGACGAGGTCGGCGCCCTGCTCGCCGCCCATCTGGTCCGGGGCGGCGCGCACGGCACCTTCGCCGAGTCGATCGTCTCCTCCTCGCTGCTGGGCCGGATCGCCGAGGCGGCCGGCGTCGGCCACGAGGAGACCCTCACCGGCTTCAAGTGGATCGCCCGGGTCGAGGGGCTGCGCTACGGGTACGAGGAGGCGCTGGGCTACTGCGTCGACCCCGAGGGCGTCCGGGACAAGGACGGCATCACGGCGGCGCTGCTCGTCGCCGAGCTGGCGTCCGTCCTCAAGGAGGAGGGCCGCACCCTCACGGACCTGCTGGACGAGCTGGCCGTGGCACACGGTCTGCACGCCACCGACCAGCTCTCGGTACGGGTGAAGGACCTCGGCATCATCGCGGACGCCATGCGCGCCCTGCGGTCCGCCCCGCCCGCCGAACTGGCCGGTCTCGCGGTGACCTCGGCCGAGGACCTGAGCGAGGGCAGCGCCGCGCTGCCCCCGACGGACGGTCTGCGCTACTACCTCGACGGCGCGTTCAAGGCCCGTGTGATCGTCCGCCCCAGCGGCACCGAGCCCAAGCTCAAGTGCTACCTGGAGGTCGTGGTCCCGGTCCCCGCCCCGGCCGGCCTCCCGGCGGCCCGGGAGCGCGCCACCGAGGTCCTCACCGCCCTGAAGCGCGACCTGTCGACGGCCGCGGGCATCTGA